In Thermoproteota archaeon, the genomic stretch GTGGCCAAGAAGCTGGATGGAGTGGAGACCAAGGGAGATCCAAAGAGAATCGTGAGGGACGCGATCAAATCAGCGATAAGAGGGCTGCTTCCCTCTCAGATGAGATTGGACGATGTTATCGGGGTCAAAGGTCTCTACAAGGTCGTGTTCTTCGGGTTCAACGGTGTAGGGAAATCCCTAAGCATTGTCAAGATGGCCAGATACCTGCAGAGTAAGGGGAAGAGGGTCCTTGTTGTCTCGGCTGATACTTACAGGGCTGCAGCGGGCGATCAGCTCGAGGGTTACTGCAGATCTGCCGGCGTTCCAATGTTCAAGGGTCCAAGAGGCGCCGACCCCGCGGCTGTCGCGTACGACGGTCTCAATATGGCCTCCTCCAAGGGGTACGAGTTCGTCCTCATCGACACGGCCGGGAGGAACTACCTGAACAAGAACCTCACGGAGGAATTGAGGAAAGTGGTGAGGGTCGTTCAACCGGACCTCAGGGTCCTGGTGGTGGATGGCATGGCGGGGAATGATGTCCTCAATCAGTGCGATTCCTTTGAGGAGGCTGTTGGTATTGATGCCCTAGTGGTCACCAAGGTAGATGGCTCGGGCCTAACCACCCCGCTTGTTGCTTCTCTCCACTCCGGAAAGCCCGTGCTCTTCTTAGGGATCGGTCAGTCCTTCAACGATCTCAGGAATTTCGACCCCGAGGAGGCAATAGATTATATCCTCGCATGACCTCTTATCCAGGTGTTAATCAATGGCCTCGGTGCTGAGAAGGCTCAAGGGGAGGGACTTCCTAACCCTTCTGGATTTCACACCACTAGAATTTAAGGCGTTGATTGTCAGGTCCAGAGAGCACAAGTGGGGTCTGACGAGAGGAGACTCCCTGAAGGGCAAGTACGTCGCTGGCATCTTCGAGAAGCCGTCTACTAGGACTAGGGTCTCCATGTCTGTAGCTACATTCGACCTAGGGGGCGTGTTCCTAGAGCTCCCCACATCAAGTCTTCAGGTATCCAGGGGAGAAACGTTGAGGGACACGGCTCAGGTGTTGAGCAGGTTCGTCAATGCGATAGCTGCTAGGGTGAAATCCCACTCCACCCTCGAGGAACTCGCTAGGTGGGCCGATGTACCAGTGATCAACATGCTGAGCGATAAGTTCCATCCTCTCCAAGCCCTTACCGACGTTTTCACCATGATTGAGTTTTTCGGGGATAGG encodes the following:
- a CDS encoding signal recognition particle-docking protein FtsY (signal recognition protein receptor; functions in the targeting and insertion of membrane proteins); amino-acid sequence: MLGRLVDELTSRGIVRKKWGKRDVFRVFDSLELELVAQGVPPSLVDSLREEVAKKLDGVETKGDPKRIVRDAIKSAIRGLLPSQMRLDDVIGVKGLYKVVFFGFNGVGKSLSIVKMARYLQSKGKRVLVVSADTYRAAAGDQLEGYCRSAGVPMFKGPRGADPAAVAYDGLNMASSKGYEFVLIDTAGRNYLNKNLTEELRKVVRVVQPDLRVLVVDGMAGNDVLNQCDSFEEAVGIDALVVTKVDGSGLTTPLVASLHSGKPVLFLGIGQSFNDLRNFDPEEAIDYILA